AATACAAGCATTTTGGATGTGTGTTGTCACTTCACTGCACTCAAGTTGCTAAAACCTCATACCAATATCTGAAGAGCACAAGTACATTCCTCAAGTACTGTGTTTCTTTGAACTATCTAGTGAGCCACAGCAGCTTTTAGTAAATGGATACAGCACAGGCATTACCACTGGGAATACATTCCTGAGACATTGTTTCATCCAGGACTTCTAAACATTCCATTTCTTGTAACTGCTCTGACTTGGAACTTCTGGAGGAGATGAAATGTTGGCTCCTATTGTGTTTGGGTGATGGTCTTGGGTGTTACACTCACCTGATCTGTGTAAATCTGTTCTCTCTGGATCAGTTGTTTTTAAAGTGGAATGTTTCAGGATCAAAATGAGCATAAGATGTTACTAGAAGAAGGATTTGTGTGGAAATTCAGCCTAGGATATACTAGCCTGCTGTGCATTACCTTGTTACTTTTCAGAAGAACACACAGCTGTGGATCCACTGGTTCACCCAAGGGGCATCATGCcagcagagaaaacacagcTAGCAATCCAAGGGAATTGTGGTTGCATTTAAGTCTGCAGCTTGTGGTTGCTCCTTCTCAAAATCTGTGGATTAAGTCTTAATTGGACAGTGGTTGTGCTCTCTTCAGTCATTGTAGGGCAGACTCACTGAAATCACAGCACTCTGCAGATGAAACCTCTTCCTTCAAATACTCTCCCAGCATCTCCAAGAGCTGCTCTTTGTTTGGATCTGAGGTCTCTTGTCCTGTCTCCCATTTGATCCTTCTTAGCTTCTAGAGCACTGCTCTAACACTCTTATCCTCCAGTCTCTGcattcctccttgactcttttcAGCACTGTGCAAGGCATCACATGTCCACTGCTCCTCCTTTCTTCTGGTTCTGGtgtctcttttccttcttcctgtttGGCATTTTGTATCACTCTCACCTGTTACTCTCTTCAGGGGTTTTGATGCCTTAACTTCATGTCACCCTCTTCTCCTGGTTTTCCATGTGAAACATGAATAAAATCTCTCATGGATCTGATTATTAACAATTTTTGTGACTCCAGCATGCTTGCTTGTAGGTGACCTTCCTCTGGCTTCTAACATTTCCAACTGTGATTTCCCCtttctccccctgccctgcttaGGTTTCTGGCTTTGGATAAATTTGTAGGGAGCAACCAGTGATGAAGGAATTACTTGAACACCCTCCTGCCATGCTTGTCACTGGAGTCATTCAGGTTAGGCAAGCATCTTTCCCTGCTCACATGAGAAGAATTCTAAATTAGGGCAAATTGCAAAATACTGTGATGTATTGTATATTTGCTTTCATAATTCACTTGGTTATCGTTATCTTACTCTTCTTTTCCAAGTCTTGAGTACAAAGTGTCTGAAACACTTGATTTTCAACATGTTTATTTTTGATAAATACCACTTAATAACCTCTCAGCTTTCCTCCACgaagaagaaaaattccatCATCATTAAATATTGATTTAGCCTCTGAGCAATTCCTGTTAAAACCCAGAAGTATTCAATGAGCATGTCTGCATTTTCACATCATTTAATTTCCCTCTAGTTATACTGGAAGATCAGTAGGAATCTTCTTCTGTTCTCTTAGGAGATGTCTTTGTTACCCAGAGACACTTCAGCTCCTCTCTGTTGCCCTCACTCCTCTGTCTCAGATGCAGTTAGGGCACTCCAGGGGACTCTGGTATCACTTGTCCTTGCTCAGGTCTGTGTGTGATGGACTTTCACTGTGTTGTGCTGGCAAGAACAGCACAGATACTCAATTTTGGCTTTCCCAATTGCTAACAGGGCCCTCTGTGCACTTCAGGGGGGTGGTTTATGTCTGCAAGGCCTGGCACTTATTCCAGGAGATCTCAGTGACCTGGGAGCCAAGGTGCAGACAGCACATCCCCATCACCATCTCCTTTTTGAGAGGTcagccagctctggagcagctctgccaggtttGAACATGGGTTACATTTAAGTGACATGTTCAGGAGTGTTTCTGCCTAGATTGTTGGTATAAAAGTTGGAATTTCAGCAGCTTGGTAAGAATTTTAACTGTGTTGTGGTACAGTCTGGTGGATGTAATGCTGCTTCtccctgggtgcagggctgggttgTGTCACACGAGTCACCAGCTCCCTCTGTGTAGTTCTCTCATCTCAGAGTCCATTTTTGTCATTCTCCCATGTGTTTTCCATCCTGATCATTTTTCCTCGTTTGCACCTGTCACGGGGTGCCTGAACCCCACTAGTCCTTATATTTATTTAGCACTGAAAGAAGACATGTCCTACTCTGATTCATGAGCACTGTGGCAAACTCCAAACTGTTCCAGATTTCTCTCAGggtaatattttattattaaaatgatGGTTTGCTGTGTGTTTTGGTAATCTGATGGTACATTATTCACCAGAGTCTGTCTCCAATTACACTTCTTGGTTTGGCACAATACAAAGAGCATATCCTCTAATAAattgtcttcctttttttttatttccaaggtACTGCACAGATGAAAATCAGACATTTCCTCAGCCATTCATGCTGGAGAACCACATCAGCCTCATGCACGGCATCAAAAACCCAGACTTATCCCAGATGGCCAAAGTGAAAGCTccagagagagacagagcagAAGTAACTGATCCCtattttcatggaaaattaAATGTACAATTAAATGTCCTTGGCTAGTAGCTGTTCATTTGGGGTGTTACATCGAGCTGTGGCCTCGTGCCAGTCAAACCCTCCCACCCATGGGGCAgatctccttccctctctcaaTTCCATCCAGCCTGGTTCCCTCTGCTAGGGTCAGGCTCAGCAGTGTcagtgcagctgagctgcaccAGCTCCAGGACAACATGCATTTCATCTTGCATTTCTCAAGATTTTCTCTGGCATTTATTCAGTCTATTTTGTAATTTAAGTTTGTTTTTACCCTTGTTTTCCCCTGGTACCCTATTCACGAGCATggcacatttttcttctttctcccttattttttctgctacttataaaagatttattttctgttttaaagtaCTTGCTAGATCCATTACCTATGAGAACTGCATTTTTCTTAAGTAGGGATGTGTAATTTTGTATAGCAGCTGTAACTGTTctactgatttttgttttggattGGAGCGGAGGGTTGGCTGCTTGGGCTTCTTTgctccatttattttaaaaatacacattttgcaTATCACTGCAGGGACATATTTAAGCAAGTCATCCTCAAAGGAGAAGAAGCTACAAGATTTTAAGATAGAGAGGATGAGTTACTGAGAGATGCCACAAAGACAAAATCTGAGTGGAAGGGAGAATGTTCAGAGTTTAATCTGAGAAGCATTTTCTGGGCTGTTGAccacccctgtgtccctcagctGTCCCTCTTCTGTGGGCTCCTCCTTCCCACACCAAACCAAAATTTTACCCAGAGAGGTcatggctgccccatccctggcagtgcccaaggccaggctggacagggcttggagcaccctgggatagtggaaggtgtccctgcccatgagggggtggcactggatgagttttaaagtcccttccaacccaacccatttcACGATTCCTTGATTCTAAACTATTTCCCCATCATGTTTGTTCCCagccagcctctcccagcattCCCATCTCACATCATGGGGCAGCAGTTGAAATCCTGTGCACTGGTGAGGTGTTTGGGtgtgggcagggaagggaatgcCCCAGGAGTGACTGCCCTAGGCATGACTTCACCCTCAGGCATCTCCAGACTCGCGTGTGGATTTTAGCACTTACTCTTCCATGGGTTCAAATGATAAAGTaactttttaatctttttttttttttaaggcaaaatcTCCAAAGAGGATGGCACAGGATGAGCTGGGTGAGGCAGAGAGCGCTGCGGGTTCGGACGCGCCGCCAGCCAAAAAACTGAAAGCGCCTTGGAAATGCGCAAAGTGCGGCTTTGCCACGGACGTCCGGACTGAGTTCCAGGAACACATCCCTCGGCACAAGAGCGACAGCTCCACCTTCCAGTGCTTGTTCTGCGGCCTCTGCTACACCTCCCACATCTCTCTGAACAGACACCTCTTCATCGTTCATAAAGTCaaagatgaggaggaggaggatgaggaggaggaggaggaggagagggatgaAAGGCAGAAGTTACAAATAGAGATGGGTAAGAATGGACACGAGGACTACAATGGCGAGTTGAACACTACGGTGGAAGAGGAGAACAAATACAAAGAGTGCAAAAGGGACTCAGCTCTTTGTGAGCACAGTCAGACATGTGGAGCAGAAGGCCCCAACAGCACCTCACAGAACAATCATTCAAAGTCTCTTAAgacttaaaagcaaaaaaaagcccttttggttgattgggggttttttgttgggggGTTTCTACTCAAAAtacagggtggggatggggcaaATCTTTGAAATATTCTGTTGATTTCTTGAGATGGACATTGCAACTCCTATTTGTAAGGgaaatttaaaacagaaaaaaacaaaaccaaccctgCCATTGCATCCTAAGCACTAActctctgccagcccagagAGGTGAAAAGGGAAAGCAGGGCCAGAACCCTCAGTGGGGTTTGGCCAGCTCCTGAGGATCCAGGAGCACTTTGCAGCTGCAGTTTCCTTCAGATGAGCTCTCCTCCTTTGAGTGTGCACCGCCTCAAcctctgcccagagccccagccttGCCTTCCCaatctccctttctttctccttctatTTAtggcttcttttttctctccccatcctGCCTTTGTGTTACTCATTTTAACTCATAATGCTGGCTCAGCCAAACGCGCTTGTCAGGACCGTGCTGGCCGATCTGGGATCCGCGTTACACGGGATGGGCTCGAGCTGGAAGTTGTGCTGGTTATTCTTTAGTTATGCCCAAATAACAACATTCTTTTCCAAAACGCAGTTTAATGAAATGTCTTGGACCTGAATCATCCTTGAAAGAGGATTTTGTGGCCCCAGTCCTCCTTGGTGAGTAGGGTGTTGAGGAGGGCCGTGCTGGCCGTGTGTCTGTGGAAgccatcctgggctgggcattGTCAGGCCCAGTGGCTCATCCCAGTGGGGAGCTCAGACTGGCATCATCACCAGAAGGGGATAAATCCCCCATCAGTGGGGTCAGCTGGAGTGAAACTATTCCAGAGCTCCCAATGTGTCAGTGCCAGGGCTCCCTGACAGCTCATTTtgaggggagaggagcagagctcagctcacaGAGGTGTTGGAACAGCGGGAGCCACCATCCTGAAGCCATCAGTATCTCCatagctcctctgctgctgtggctcagcACTCCCATCCTTTAGGAGATGTTTCTTTCCATGTAGTCACATTGActctctctttcctccctcATTCCTTGTCACACCCATGCTTTGTGTAATACAAttaccatatttttttttcattctgttgaGCCAGAACTCCGCTTGTTATTGTTTACTCTGACaatgtttaaataatttaagaacTATTTATCTCCTTGCTTGGGCTCCTCACCATGTGGTCTCGTGATGCTTGGATACAGAGCTGTCTGGGTGCTGAATGATATATGTTGGTTGGATGAGTAAAGGCTGGATGTGGGGTGTCTGTAGGatggggggtgctggggagggctgtCATAGGGGGTGTGGGTTGGATGAGATGTTGGCCGAATGGGGTGTGGAGTGTAAGGGATGTCGGTTGAATGGGGGTTTGGTTCGCTGTGGGTTTGATTTGATTGTTTGGTTCGGTGTGTGTTTGGTTTGATGAGTGTTTGGTTCAATGTGTGTTTGGTTCtgtgtgtttggtttggtgtgGGTTTGGttcagtgtgtgtgtggttCCATGTGTGTTCCCTGGATGGGAGTGACTGGAAGAGGCACGGATGGACCTGGGCATGGGTTGGGCAGCTTTTGATGGAGCGGGGCGTCGCTGGATGCGGCGTTTGGCTGGATGGGTGCTGGTTGGAAGTGTGTGTTGTTGGCTGTGGGTGTTGCGCTGGCTGCGGGTCCCGGCTGCGCGGGGCGCTCCCGGCTGTGGCTGAGGCCCCGCTCCGTTCCCGTTCCCGccccggtgcccggtgcccggtgcccgcGCGGCGGAAGCGGCGGTGACGTGGCGGGCAGGCGGAAGCGGAAGCGGGGCCGtgcgggcgcggcggcggcggtggcggcggcggcgatgCTGTCGCTGGACTTTCTGGACGATGTGCGGCGCATGAACAAGCGGCAGGTGCCGGAGGGGCCGGGGGGGAacgccgggcgggcgggcgggcggggccggtGCGCCTCGCGGtgcgcgggcggcggggcctGACCCACCCTTGCTCCCCAGCTGTATTACCAGGTGCTGAACTTCGGCATGATCGTGTCCTCCGCCCTCATGATCTGGAAGGGGCTCATGGTGGTGACGGGCAGCGAGAGCCCCATCGTGGTGGTGCTGAGGTCAGTGCCGGCATGCGGGGGATTAAACCCAGCGGGTTTAACCGGGCCCCCCACAGGGATGGCTCAGCCGGAGCCACAGCCCCAGCGGGCCAGGAGCTCCTCAGGAACCCAGGCTCAGCAATAGCGAGAGAGGAGGGAGCGGGTAGAAAGAGCATCTCACCTGGCTCTGCCAGCCGGcgtgacagggacagccctgccagagggcagggttagacgGGTCACTgtgaagaaatccttccctgtcaGGGCAACAGGCCCGGGCACAAAGAGAAGCTGTCGCTGCCCCATcgctggaagtgtcccaggccaggttagacagggcttggagcaccttggtgtagtgggaggtgtccctgcccatgagggggtggaacaggatgagctttaaggtcccttccaacccatcTGCCTTGATTCAGTGACTGTCCATTACAGAGATGGTCCTGAGCTTTACATTTGTCACTCTGCCACTGTAAGTTTTGGGTGTCATGCATTGTCCTTACAGCGGTGCCCTGCACTGTGGCTGCCACCAGTGTTGTCccaccttcctgctgcctgggaCAGATGCCCTGGGCTGCCATTGGTGCTGGCATGGATATTGCACCTGCCCCGTGCATGGATGTTGCACCTGCCCTGTGGCCACACTGCCcttttcttgtgtttctgtgtcagtgTTCATGATGTAGAAATGCTGTAATGCCGTGACCAAGTGCTGCTTACCAAAACCCCCTCCTGATGAGGTGCAGGGCAGATGtttccccctgctcctcccagtgAGTAAGACAGGGTGGTCAGGTCACATCCCCTCTGCAGTGATTGATCTGCTGTTCTGAACTGcatctgctgtgctctgtgaagATAAAACACAAATGCACGCGGTACTTAAAGTTCATTGTTCTGTTCTGCATTATTTATGTGGAATTAGGAAGGATAAGTAGTTGGTAACAATTGCCATTTacaagacagaagaaaaataacttgaGTCGTGGTGCCTGAAATGAGATAATTAAGCAGAGCAATGAATCATTGTAACAAATTTTTGGCAAGTCCCTTTGTCTGTTTCAGATGGGAATGCTTTCAGTGCTTTGTTTCTGAGGATAATCTGTCTAtctctaaaaaataaattaaataaaaaaaagctttccatCATTTCAAGGCTGCCAGCATTGCCTTGCCAATGGTGAGCTCAGAAATCAAAAGACAGTGTTCATCATCAGCTttttacttattaaaaaaacttttccctTTGGATGTGCTTGTAACACAGTGCTCTTTTCCCAACAAATCCAAACTGCTGGCAGTATGATGATTGAAAACCTGATTGCAGAGGGGTTACACAGTTGCCCAGTCTCCAGGGTGGTTTTCTCAGAAGCTCTTCATCAAGGTTtcagcctggtcttgaacacttccaggaatggggtaTCCACAGCTTCTTTTTCTCAGGAAGTTCTTGTGAGATTTTTCTTAAAGGGCCATGAAAACCTGGTACTGAGTGTTTAAATGTTGTTCAGTTGTTCCTCTCCTCTTTTTCAGTGGGAGTATGGAGCCTGCTTTCCACAGAGGAGATCTCCTGTTCCTCACCAACCGAATTGAAGATCCGATCAGAGTGGGAGAAATTGTCGTCTTCAGGATAGAAGGAAGGGAAATCCCCATAGTCCATCGTGTCCTGAAAATCCATGAGAAGTATGTGAAGGGTCTggggcttctgctgctgctgtttccctATCTGGTGTTCTTCATGGGTAAACAAATGGGGGGGATGTCAGTCATGGAAATCCAGGTGCTGTAGGAAGTGGCACAGGAGTTTCAGACAGACAAAATCTGTCCTGCTTTGTTTACTTGTAAAGATCACCCAGCAGAAGGCacaagctgtgccagtgccctgGACACTCCAAACTGTAAAATAATGGAattgttagggttggaagggaccttaaagccagTCTCATTccaccctgtgccatgggcagggacaccttccactgtcccagggtgctccaagccctgtccagcctggccttggacacttcagggatccagaggcagccagggctgctctgggcagcctgtgccagggcctgcccactctcacagggaggaatttaattattttatcccatctaaccctggcagtgggaagccattgcCCCTGTTACTTCAGGGCCCTTGTTTGCAGTCCCTGTCCatctctcttggagccccttaGGCACTGTAAGTGACACCACTGCCTGTCTCCTGTGCCATCCTCTCTgcccccagctgctgtgctgtctgctggagcacagctgtgtttgtgtgtgaagTGAGTCTTGTTTGTggggcacagctgtgccagaaGGTGTTTTGTGTGTCATTTTAGAGCTTGTCTCTGTCCTGGTCTTTGCTGTCATGCAGGCTCAGGGCCTTTTGTCTCTCTAGAAGGTTGTGGTGTTGTCCTCAGAGTCTTTGTGTGCTGTTCACTCTCAGCACTGGGGAGGTTGTGTGTCTGAAGGAATGGAACAGGCATTGGTTTCATGCCTGATCAGGGCTTACTTTTCCACTGCAGTCATGAGCTTTCCTGCTTTGCTGATGGAGCTGTGGCCTCTCCAGGCCAGTCTGTGGGGATACAAGCCAGCTGTGTGAATTGTTGGAGTGAAAACTGAATCTAGAACTGAATCCCTGATTCTTCAGGGCATctctgggaggcagcagctgtttGGGGGTCCCAGCATCTGTTTCTGCTCAGTGAATGTTTTCtggtgggagctggagctgagccaggTGGCATCTGAGGATTCCTCTGGTTGACAtgttgggatgggatggagaggGTCCCtttcccaaagctgctggaaTATCCACACCAGTTGTCTGCTCCAGCTGAAGGTTGACCAGCCTTGTGCATGTAAATACACAGCTGGAATCCTGGCTCTGGGGCAATGAAACAATGCCTCTCCCAGCAAGCAAAGCACATTCTTTGCTGTTCACATTTATTCTGTACCCAGAACTTTGAACAGTGTCAGTTTGCAAAGTGCTGTTCTTTGATAccactgatttaaaaataacttcagtTTATGGGCTAAATTTGACGTCTGATGCACAAGCATCTTTTGTGATGTTGTAGGAACTCTTTCAAGTGAAATGCAgttttcctcctcccctgtTCTGTGCAGCATTTTTTCTCCAGATGTTGCCCACCCTTCTTGTTTTGTGGCTCTATCTCTATCTAGATATCAGGGTATCAAGcactattttttgtttaaatgtaaCAGGGCCATAGTGCCAATCCTGGGAGGCTGAAACCATTCTGCAGTATTTTAGGTTTTATTTAACTGAa
The sequence above is a segment of the Molothrus aeneus isolate 106 chromosome 13, BPBGC_Maene_1.0, whole genome shotgun sequence genome. Coding sequences within it:
- the SEC11A gene encoding signal peptidase complex catalytic subunit SEC11A isoform X1, which encodes MLSLDFLDDVRRMNKRQLYYQVLNFGMIVSSALMIWKGLMVVTGSESPIVVVLSGSMEPAFHRGDLLFLTNRIEDPIRVGEIVVFRIEGREIPIVHRVLKIHEKQNGDIKFLTKGDNNAVDDRGLYKQGQHWLEKKDVVGRARGFVPYIGIVTILMNDYPKFKVRTLLFPACFSHPSYNSFMRTQAEPCALHVLLL
- the SEC11A gene encoding signal peptidase complex catalytic subunit SEC11A isoform X2; the protein is MLSLDFLDDVRRMNKRQLYYQVLNFGMIVSSALMIWKGLMVVTGSESPIVVVLSGSMEPAFHRGDLLFLTNRIEDPIRVGEIVVFRIEGREIPIVHRVLKIHEKQNGDIKFLTKGDNNAVDDRGLYKQGQHWLEKKDVVGRARGFVPYIGIVTILMNDYPKFKYAVLFLLGLFVLVHRE